Genomic DNA from Coffea arabica cultivar ET-39 chromosome 7e, Coffea Arabica ET-39 HiFi, whole genome shotgun sequence:
GatgaacaaaaaagaaaaagctgaGAGGAATGGCCCGAGAATTGCAATTGCCACTTTTGCTGTAGCGGGGTCTAAATCTATTATTACCAAACTTTTGGTCAATGCTTCTGTGGCATTTTGCATCTCTGCATTCTTGCTGCTGATGGTATTAATGACCTTCTGTCCACAGAAAGGATTATCTGACATAAGTGGTTGGAGGTCTATGCTTGGAGGAGAAACTCCTAGAAAACAACATACTCTGCTTCCCATACCTTGCAAGTTCCTCTTATTTATTCTGGGAGGAAACTTGAAGTCTGCCTGCAACATGGGATACATAAGAACATTAAGTTTGAAATACAGGTTCATAGTTTCCAAGGTATGCCTGCAGTGCaataaaacctaactaaacATAGTTTGAGAGAGACAGACAATGATATCTAGAGTTTCTGCACGCCGCCATGTCTCATACTTCTTGAATCAGAATCCTAACTTTTAACAACaataatcaaaagaaaatgacttTATTGATCAAAATGTGCAACTACAATCAATGTCTCAAGTGCTATTTCATACTTCCGTTCTAGGATACAAGTGAAAGGTACATTGAGAATCCAAAAGACGAACTTATCTATTGTAGTAGAAAATATTTCATGCCCAAATATCTCATTCTTGAACATTTTAACTACCATAAAACACATAATGTCCCATTTTGTAACAAGTAAATCCTCCGAAAAAGTTGCGGGTTCATACAAACATTAACCTCATTTCTCCACCTTACAATCAAGGGCAAAACTACAACCATACCAGCAGGAACTAaactacaaaaaataaaaaattgtaaaCTGGATGAACTCAGTAAACATAGATAAAGGGGAATTTCATCATTAAACAATTTAAAATGAACTAATTCAATTAGCGATGCAATGTGCAACAAATAAGTAAAAATCAAGGGCACACACAGCCACTGCAATGAGTTACTCTCGCTGTTGCCAAGCCACTTCTGTGGAACTCAATCCTAAACTATTTGGACCCACCTTTTAAGCTAAACCTGAATGTATCTTACTCAGCATCTGAATTGATCTAAATTCAACACTtctatttttaaagaaaaaaaacctCAAATATAACCTTTGCTGCAAAAATAACATATAATCTATCACCAAAATAAGAAATACGACCACAAAGTTAAGAGTGGAAAACCAGCAATGTAAAGTAGGTGGTGCCAGATAATGTGGAATTGCTAAACTTTGGCAACAATCAAAACAGAAGGTAATGATTACGACTACAGTTTTCAAGCATCGAGCAATACACAGTGTAACAACCAAAGTTACAGTAGAAGATACTAAATATAAAGTGCCCTCCACTGTGGCTTCCCAACTGCATTCAAGGTCTCATTAGAAAGAATGAGCAATTTTTGCATGAGTCTATTAGATATTAACAAAAAATTTGATGTCATTTCAGACTTCACTAGAGAAACATTTTCTACTTTCTTCTAGACTATATTCCACAAGATTTGCATAATTTGTGATGCTGCAAATTGGTTACCAGAAAGGAAAAACCACAATGAGACTACTAAATTCTTTTCCATGGCGGGACCAAAAGCAAGCCAACTAGTTAAGCAAGAAGGATTAAAAGCTCAATCAACAACcagaataaagaaataaatagatTGAAGCTTGCCAAGATAATAGTAGTAGTACAAACAGTGAAACCCCTCTATATCGGAACAATGGTATGTGAAGCATCCCAGGATCAAACCCAAAAATGCAGTAGTGGTAGTAAAACTTTTTGCAGAAAGTTAGACGACCCACAGTAGGTTATATCATCTGTACAAGCTTAAAAATCTAAATCTTCAAGCATAGAATCGGTAGTGTATTTGAAAAGTGAATAGGACTTAATTTAGAAGGCGAATGCACTGCTAGCGCCTACTTCCAAGTGGACAATAAATTATAGGAAAATTTTAAGGTCCCTTTTGAGGTAGCATTCCCTCAATTTATATCCCTGATGACGATAGTAGTTTATCTTTTGAATGATCGAAATTGTCACAATCTAAGGGTGAAAACCATCCAATGGTGAATCTAACATAACCATATGACCATAGAACCTCCCTAAATTAAAATGTCCCACAGAATGTAAGGAGGAGTACATGTACATTAATTGATTACAAGTTACCAAAGTAAGCAAATTATTTCTAAAGAACAAAACTACCACAACAGTGGAGCATTAGACTGTGCAAATCAGTAAAGAAACCAACTTGTAATTTATTCTGCTGCAACTTGTAATTCatcctctttttctctttcttttacttttctattttgttttttcaaattGTCGATCATATCATTGACACTATAGTGTAAATCCAGGACTGATTCACATTTTAAactcgtaaaaaaaaaaattcatttagagATGAAACCCACATGCAATAAAATCTTTCGAGCCAAGaacccatttttcatttttcgttCTTGAAACattatttaaaacaaaaatacaagaaTAACCATCAACAACTGCTGCAATAACgtcaaataaaatcaagaattcacattaatcaatcaaaaaaatttcctttttttaataaattaacGAGGACTGAGGAAGCAAAGAACCTTACCAAGTGCAGAATCAGGACGAACAATGGATGCCTTAGGCATGAGAGCGGCACACACCACTGAAGAGGTTGTAGTATAAGCAGTGATGGAGGCCATCTCTTGGTTTCAGGGGAGGACTGAAGTTGTAAGCAGGTGTATCACTTTGACGGGGTTTTCTTGGTTGTAAGCAACTAGACAGGATGGCTAGGCAGAGATAGACAGCCCATCATCTTTAGAAGCCCAACCAAATTTTGCCACGTGTAACATTATGGGTTGCTAATTACTACCAGATAGAAAATATTACACGTGAGggagagggaaaggaaaaaaggaaagttcggaaaaagggataggaaaattcaaaatttggtaagttttgggaaatttgtatttattcaagaattatatatatatatatatatatatcatgaaATCACTTTGTGAACATACATCGTCTATGTACATTTGAATATAGATATGTgcacatttataaatttaattGTGCACATACACGTGTGCATTTAAATGTGCATATGTGAGTGTGTGTGTTATATCATGAAATCACCTTGTGAACGTATATCGTATGTGTACGTTTGAATATAGATATGTgcacatttataaatttaaatgtGCACATACACTTGTGCATTTAAATGTGCATATGTGAGTGTAAGAATGAACATTTTTTTGTTCATTGAAATGCACATTGACAATTGAGTGTAGATTAATTAGCAAAGTGCTGTTATTCAATAAAATGCACGCCTATACAAGAATGGGTTAGTCATTTAGTGATAGATTTATTACATATTCTAAATTTTCAATCCATGAATAGTGATATACGCTTGATTCACAGAttaatcaaaagttaggctcttcttataaaattttaattttttaatttgcaTTTTCCAAATCTTCATTTCAAAATATTAGGCCTCATAGATTTAGGGGAGATATATGTAATGGATTAActtttcctacactgacagtgtatacactgtcagcattgaatgaatgataactatgtaaaatttgaatttgaaattcaatttttgcacatATGTCACGGATCCAACGGTGATAGTATATGCACTGTTAGTGTATGTAAGATTTACTCATATGTAATTTATCCAATAGATTAAGAAAAAGTTACTTTACAGTTTTTAATCtaaaacaaaattcaatttcTGTTTGGCAATGCTTCACAATATCCACAAATTTAAGGTGACTAAAACCAAATACAATGTAAAGctacaaaacataaaaatttaagGATTCATAAAgtccaaagaaaaagaaatttccatTGACATTCATGTTTTGAAGAAAATAGAAATTAAAGCCAAGACTATTGGTAACTAAAAAGAATTAGGATATGGGATGAACATTGACTAACCAAATAAGGATATGCAGCTATTGTACTTTGTAATTAACTTTCACTAAAATTTTATCTCTCAAGAGTTAAAGAGGATATGCTTTCTTGGAACATAAATGTTCTTGtgaaatgacataaataaacaACATACCATTGAAATAGGTGGCAATACAATAGCACTAGATGCAGTGGTGGAGTCAAGATTTTTATTTAGGGGTAAatttatgtgtgtgtgtatatatatattgtcagtTTAGTAGTGTAGTTTTAGAACCAATAAAtggcttttttttctttatttttttggacACCATGATATCTAATTGTAAtcaaagtaaaaaatttttaattagatttctattttttgtaattggattatttaaataaaataataataaaattaagtgtatgaaatataatGAGTAAgctatatatttattatttcatCAACATATATATTAATGTACTTATTAAAATAACTAttcatttctctgttttctcattcttcatcatcaaccATATAGACTAAGTGTGAAAGCCGGGGTTCCACATCGGCGTCATCGTCCTCAAGTGTGTCGCAGGGTGATTGTAGGGCTGTCAACGGTTCGGgtctggacccggacccggacgGATTTGCCGGGTACGGGTAGGTATATTGTTCCGGGACCAGGACCTGGACCCGGACCCGTTACCTCTAATAATTttacgggtcggatacggaatataccATTCCGACCCGTATTCGACCCAGACCcgttttttaattaattaataattaaaaatatatacctATCTCTATCTGTCATAATTATTACCACGTTACTTTCATTCCCTCATTTGTTCAACCCTAATACCCTCTACCCATTTCCGTCGCACTCTCCTCTTTTGCTCCCTACCCATTTCCGTCACCTCCAGACTCCCGAGTCCCGCCTCTGCCTCCCGACTCCGGCGACGTTTCTAGTTTGCGCTTCATCCCCAGCTCCAAAGAAATCGCTGGGTCTGGCCGGCTCCAAAGAAGCAACTCAAGCAAGACCAGCTCTTCCGTGAgaccttttcttttgctctaccTCCGCGGCTCTGCCAGTCCGCCGTGGTGCCTGACGGTTGCAGCAAGCCCAGCTTCTAGTTCTACCAAGTAGCAAGTCAACTTTCTCTCTCAGTcaggtatttttttttaattttttgtaggGAAAATTTGAGAAGATATGAGAAATGCTGTAGAACGAAACCTTCTTACCTccccaaaccaaaaaaaaaaaacataaagtcTGAATGGAGTAGGAAATTCCAGGTTGATGATGTCGAAAATTGTGGATATATTTGCCattaaattagttttttttttggggattgGGTAATAATCGTCCAGTCCAATTATGCTGCCATAGGATTTGTCCTCGTGTGTCGGGATGCTGTTGTCTATAATTGAATATAAATTTCAAATGGTTGATGCACACACGAATCTGCTCAATTTGTCGCCTTCTCGGATTGTCAATTAACAAATCGAAGAGAAAGGAACTTTCATTAAGGACCAGATCTTATCTCAGAGGTGTTTCTGTATCGGATTGAATTGTTCGACAACAAATTGCTACTGTAAAATGTTTACATAATTCACTTTACGTAACAACATTAttaaaaatagagagagagagagactttaGGTAATTTCTTTGTGTACTAAATTAGAAAACAGACGCAGAGTGAAGGATATGGAACTTGATTCATTTCTAGCAAGGAAGGCAGGAATTTGATTCATGCCCTGAACTAAATATAATGAAAAACTTGTCTTGTTTCCCCTCTATTAAAACTGCAATTTGGTGTTATCATAATCAATGCAATGGCTTGCTAATGATAAGACTTCGCATTGAGCTTTGCTGCAGCTTATGTGTTATAGTCCTATAAAAACATAATAACAAGGCCAGTTAATACCTTAATGAGCTTTACTCTTCTAATATGGCTGGAATGTTAATAAACTCAAGAATCTAGTGCATGATAAATTCCTGCAGCAGGTTACTTACACTGACCTTTCTCATTTCTGCTTTTGCTGAGACACTAATTTGGACTCTTACTGCTGACAGTACTTTATTTGAGTCTTAATGTGTGTCTGGATTGTAAATTACTTGAGTCTTACTACTGACAGTACTAATCTGGAGTATTGTATACTGGACAGTACTATCTTATACTCGTGCTTAAAATTTTGCATTCACTGAAGTTTGAATGCGACATTCTAAGGAATTTGTCTTGTACCATGTTTATCTAATAAATTCTGTTATTCACTAATTGCAGGATGTCATCTTTGCCAAGTAATCCAACAGGACCAAGTAGCACAGCTGATGAGAATGAGGTTGCCATTTTGGATTCGGAAGAGGAGGAGGTGAAGGAAGATGATTCAAGTAAGAAACATAGGGAAAAGAAATTAACATCTAAGGTATGGGTTGATATGGATAGAGTTAGGACTGCTACTGGTATTGTTGCCATATGTAAgcattgtaaaaaaaaatggccGGGGATAGCTCATGCGGGACAAGTCATTTGAAAAAACACATAGATAATTGCATTGCTAGAAGACATAGGAGTGGGGGGCAGCAAGTACTTCAATTGGCTAAAAATGCTTTGGATGATAAAGTTAAAGTTCAAACTTTCAAGTTTGATCAAGAGAGAAGTAGAATCGATTTGGCTAGAGCTATAATAAAACACAACTATCCTTTTAACATAGTTGAGCATGAGTACTTTGAGATTTTTCTGAATAATTTGGAGCCAAATTTTAAGCTGGTTTCTCGAAATACAGTCAGGGCAGATGTGATTAGTGTTTATAAAGAAGAAAAGGCAAAATTGTATAagtatttggatgattttgatgGTAAGATAAGTCTTACTACTGATCTTTGGGCATCAGATCACCAAAATTTTGCGTATGCCTGTTTGACAGCTCATTATGTCAATGAACATTgggaattgaaaaagaaaattattgctTTTAAATCTGTTCCATATCCTCATGATGGTGAAACATTATTTAGATTTATTTCTGATATCAtcttggaatggaacattgatAAGAAGCTGACCTCTGTTGTTGTTGATAATGCATCTTCAAATGATTCAATGGTTAAATGTTTGAAATCATGGCTATTGGATAAGTCATTGCTCAATTTAGGAGGTGATCTTTTTCATGTTCGATGTAGTGCACATATTCTTAATTTGATTGTGCAAGATGGGTTAgctattgttggaaaattgctTCATAAGATTCGGGAGACCTTAAAGTACTTGAAAAG
This window encodes:
- the LOC113701136 gene encoding protein COFACTOR ASSEMBLY OF COMPLEX C SUBUNIT B CCB3, chloroplastic isoform X2 — translated: MASITAYTTTSSVVCAALMPKASIVRPDSALDFKFPPRINKRNLQGMGSRVCCFLGVSPPSIDLQPLMSDNPFCGQKVINTISSKNAEMQNATEALTKSLVIIDLDPATAKVAIAILGPFLSAFSFLFILRIIMSWYPKLPVEKFPYFIAYAPTEPLLIPTRRLIPPLGGVDVTPVVWFGLISFLNEILVGPQGLLVLLSQQIS
- the LOC113701136 gene encoding protein COFACTOR ASSEMBLY OF COMPLEX C SUBUNIT B CCB3, chloroplastic isoform X1, whose product is MASITAYTTTSSVVCAALMPKASIVRPDSALGKADFKFPPRINKRNLQGMGSRVCCFLGVSPPSIDLQPLMSDNPFCGQKVINTISSKNAEMQNATEALTKSLVIIDLDPATAKVAIAILGPFLSAFSFLFILRIIMSWYPKLPVEKFPYFIAYAPTEPLLIPTRRLIPPLGGVDVTPVVWFGLISFLNEILVGPQGLLVLLSQQIS